Below is a window of Flavobacteriales bacterium DNA.
TCCAGCTTCATTGATTTCTCATAAAACTCTATGGCAGAATTACGATATGCAGAATTACGATCACTCGCTTGGTCTCTCTTGTAAAGCTCTTTATACAAGAAACCTTTTAGATACCAATATTCACAACTGTTTATATAAGCTGTGTCGCTAGCAACATTGTCCAGGATAGGTTTTGCTAAATCATATTCTTTAGCAGCCATATGGTTTCTTGCCTTAATCTCAAGAGGCGATTGTGCATATAATGAAGCTGATGCAAACATCGATATGGCAAGTAATACTGTATATATATATCCCATTCTTTCCATACCTAGTTCACTAAAATTGCAAGATTAGTTAACATGGCGCTTACTTTAAGGTTATGCTTTCCCACATTCTCTTTATTCATTTCAAATTTCACCTTGTTGTTAGCGACGACGAAATTAATATCCGAGCCTCCCGATTTGGCCGAACCGGCTTTATCTGTAACAATTAATGTATGGGTGTTAATCACCGTTTTAAGCGCAACAGGCAACATGCTGCTATGACTTTTCGGGATATATAACATATGGCAATCTGCGATAGAAGACGCATCCATATATTTATTTATTTGTAAAAATCGAACAGAGGGCTTATCGTTATTTCGATGTGCACTAGTTGCTAAGGCATTGTATACCGGTTGTTGTCCTTCACCCAAAACGCCTATTACAAAGTTACCCTTTCTCTTCTCCTCAGGCCATTCGATGTACTTGGTGAAATTGTAAAGAAAAACAGCCTTGATTTTTGCATTAGTATCTTTTATCTCAACAGCAGTTTTGCCAGAGATAAAATTAAGCGCAATTAATGCGATAATTAAAATCTTTGTAGATCTAAAAGTATATTTTAAAAACTGTGACTTCAATCTATTGTTCTTATTCTTTTATCCTTAAGGCACTATTACCAAAAATAACAAAAAAACGGCATTTACC
It encodes the following:
- a CDS encoding YfiR family protein encodes the protein MKSQFLKYTFRSTKILIIALIALNFISGKTAVEIKDTNAKIKAVFLYNFTKYIEWPEEKRKGNFVIGVLGEGQQPVYNALATSAHRNNDKPSVRFLQINKYMDASSIADCHMLYIPKSHSSMLPVALKTVINTHTLIVTDKAGSAKSGGSDINFVVANNKVKFEMNKENVGKHNLKVSAMLTNLAILVN